In Oenanthe melanoleuca isolate GR-GAL-2019-014 chromosome 9, OMel1.0, whole genome shotgun sequence, the following are encoded in one genomic region:
- the LOC130257063 gene encoding LOW QUALITY PROTEIN: aquaporin-12-like (The sequence of the model RefSeq protein was modified relative to this genomic sequence to represent the inferred CDS: inserted 1 base in 1 codon): MKFFVPSGRAVSSGELLEALRCECQGWGLCLVEITPGLAGTNSLVAAPAAESPCGTGIGEHTCGLPQACQAVPRVLVLAFIKXKVQELPLLPPSLCPAQMDGLNVSIAFFFVVVGVCQVLRWLSKRFLSPGTHSCLAREFAGSFQLCTSCLELRMLMDIGPWGGGFGQDVVLTLLFLLSAAHGASSEGASANPTVCVQEFLLLRCSLGAAGAKLLAQALGAGLGWALTRLYWSWELTQLHFIQNLIAPECSSSIRAPLPHAALVEGSCSFLFHLVLLRVGHSHPLCRVPVLAATVTFLTYTAGPFTGAFFNPALATATTFQCSGSSFWDYIQVYWLGPLAGMLAALLLFQGNIPRLFQKNLLYSQKSKYRVPKAKVAAQLEGDKPQGKRKGGKSNSEPRA, from the exons atgaagttttttgtTCCTTCTGGAAGAGCTGTcagctctggggagctgctggaggctctCAGGTGTGaatgccagggctgggggctctgcctgGTGGAGATAACACCAGGCCTTGCTGGGACAAACAGCTtggtggctgctccagctgctgagagTCCCTGTGGCACTGGCATTGGGGAGCACACCTGTGGCCTTCCCCAGGCCTGTCAGGCTGTGCCACGTGTGCTGGTGCTTGCCTTTATAA GGAAGGTGCAGGAgcttcccctgctccctcccagcctctgcccagcacagatGGACGGCTTGAATGTCtccattgcatttttttttgtggttgttggGGTGTGCCAGGTGCTCAGGTGGCTTTCCAAGAGATTCCTGTCCCCTGGAACGCACAGCTGCCTTGCCAGGGAGTTTGCTGGCTCATTCCAGCTGTGCAccagctgcctggagctgaggatgctgatgGACATTGGCCCCTGGGGTGGTGGCTTTGGGCAGGACGTGGTGCTGaccctgctcttcctcctctcgGCTGCGCACGGCGCCTCTTCCGAGGGCGCGTCTGCCAACCCCACGGTGTGTGTGCAGGAGTTCCTGCTGCTGCGCTGCAGCCTGGGGGCCGCAGGGGCCAAGCTGCTGGCCCAGGCTctgggtgcagggctgggctgggctctcaCCCGCCTCTACTGGTCCTGGGAGCTGACCCAGCTGCACTTCATCCAGAACCTGATCGCGCCCGAGTGCAGCTCCTCCATCCGCGCCCCCCTGCCCCACGCTGCCCTCGTGGagggctcctgctccttcctcttccaCCTTGTGCTCCTCAGGGTGGGGCACAGCCACCCCCTGTGCCGGGTCCCCGTGCTGGCAGCCACTGTCACCTTCCTGACCTACACAG CTGGACCATTCACGGGGGCCTTCTTCAACCCTGCCCTGGCCACAGCCACCACCTTCCAGTGCTCGGGGAGCAGCTTCTGGGACTACATCCAGGTTTACTGGCTGGGGCCCCTCGCAG GGATGCTCGCTGCCCTCCTGCTGTTCCAGGGCAACATCCCACGCCTCTTCCAGAAAAACCTCCTCTACAGCCAGAAGAGCAAGTACAGGGTGCCCAAGGCAAaggtggcagcacagctggagggtGACAAACCacaggggaagaggaaaggggGGAAGAGCAACTCAGAGCCCCGTGCCTGA
- the LOC130256927 gene encoding galactose-3-O-sulfotransferase 2-like, protein MLKFRRYLITKLSAIYRCQPGRLWISFSLLILLLVTLQVVEKLQPPGSCQCELERGLQQTLGHGLSPALLWDNDSPQGHREAEPAPASTEDVLRMDLYFRQETPGESSPEELWVQQPEESREKVKAHLSPRELRPQLLGLEKAARESPAPILLPLAEAVTSKFILANRPSTEEQRGMSPAGMVQLEGQSQTQPLAVSSPQPEWGSSLTQPLPNSAQPLQAEDSHNLQTGLFPNWTEAFRIKEVTSGEGQQARGVTSQGKVCKPKTDIVFLKVHKSASSTVMNILFRFGETHNLTFAFPQGGGFQLSYPYHFLARFVQGFSPHSPRRFNILCHHMRFLQPEVQKVVPSSAVYFSILRNPVQLMESSFVYYKGASAFSRVRSLEEFLRQPQRYYDPSRGDRHYARNLMTFDFGFNPDGDVSPERVQLMLRAIEASFDFLLISEYFDESMVLLKEMLCWDLDSVVSFPLNSRDSSTKSSLPAHSVERLKAWNRLDWEIYTHFNRSFWERIERHIGAARLRRELRALRARRAQLAGICLQGTGSVAPKDIKDSSLRPLQHGGARILGYNLKQGLDGELERTCRRLVTPELQYSSLLYKKQFPPQPPETPR, encoded by the exons ATGCTGAAGTTCAGAAGGTATTTGATCAC gaagctgAGTGCAATCTACAGGTGCCAGCCAGGTCGGCTCTGGATCTCCTTCagcctcctcatcctcctcctggtCACACTTCAGGTtgtggagaagctgcagcctcctgg GAGCTGCCAGTGTGAGCTGGAGAGGGGCCTGCAGCAGACCCTGGGCcatgggctcagccctgccctgctgtgggacaATGACTCcccccaggggcacagggaagctgAGCCAGCCCCTGCTTCCACTGAGGATGTTCTCAGGATGGATCTGTACTTCAGGCAGGAGACCCCTGGGGAAAGCAGCCCAGaggagctctgggtgcagcagcctgaggagagcagagagaaggtgAAAGCCCATCTGTCACCCAGGGAGCTGAGACCCCAGCTCCTTGGCCTGGAAAAAGCAGCCAGAGAAAGTCCTGCTCCAATTCTCCTTCCTTTGGCAGAAGCTGTCACCAGCAAGTTCATCTTGGCAAACAGGCCgagcacagaggagcagaggggaatgTCCCCAGCTGGAATGGTGCAGCTGGAGGGACAGAGCCAGACTCAGCCTCTAGCTGTGAGCTCTCCCCAGCCTGAGTGGGGCAGCTCTCTCACACAGCCCCTCCCAAACTCAGCTCAACCGCTGCAGGCAGAGGATTCTCATAACCTGCAGACAGGACTTTTCCCAAACTGGACAGAAGCCTTTCGAATCAAAGAGGTAACATCTGGAGAAGGTCAGCAAGCCAGAGGGGTCACCTCTCAAGGCAAGGTGTGCAAGCCCAAGACTGACATCGTTTTCCTGAAAGTCCACAAGAGCGCCAGCAGCACCGTCATGAACATCCTGTTCCGCTTTGGCGAGACTCACAACCTCACCTTTGCCTTCCCCCAGGGCGGGGGCTTCCAGCTCTCCTACCCCTACCACTTCCTGGCCAGGTTCGTGCAGGGATTCTCCCCGCACAGCCCCCGGCGCTTCAACATCCTCTGCCACCACATGCGCTTCCTGCAGCCGGAG GTGCAGAAAGTGGTGCCCAGCTCCGCCGTGTACTTCTCCATCCTGAGGAACCCGGTGCAGCTGATGGAGTCCTCCTTCGTGTACTACAAGGGAGCGTCAGCCTTCTCTCGTGTGCGCAGCCTGGAGGAGTTCCTGCGCCAGCCCCAGCGCTACTACGACCCCTCCCGCGGCGACCGCCACTACGCCAGGAACCTCATGACCTTCGATTTCGGCTTCAACCCCGACGGAGATGTGTCCCCCGAGCGGGTGCAGCTCATGCTGAGAGCCATCGAGGCGTCCTTCGACTTTCTGCTCATCTCCGAGTACTTCGACGAGTCCATGGTGCTGCTGAaggagatgctgtgctgggacctGGACAGCGTCGTGTCCTTCCCTCTCAACTCGCGGGACAGCAGCACCAAATCCTCGCTGCCGGCGCACTCCGTGGAGCGGCTGAAGGCGTGGAACAGGCTGGACTGGGAGATCTACACGCACTTCAACCGGAGTTTTTGGGAGCGCATCGAGCGCCACATCGGCGCGGCGCGGCTGCGGCGGGagctgcgggcgctgcgggcgcggcgggcgcaGCTGGCGGGGATCTGCCTGCAGGGCACGGGCAGCGTGGCCCCCAAGGACATCAAGGACTCGTCCCTGCGGCCGCTGCAGCACGGCGGGGCCCGGATCCTGGGCTACAACCTCAAGCAGGGCTTGGATGGCGAGCTGGAGCGGACGTGCCGGCGGCTGGTGACGCCGGAGCTGCAGTACAGCAGCCTGCTCTACAAGAAGCAGTtccccccgcagccccccgagACCCCCCGGTGA